DNA from Prunus persica cultivar Lovell chromosome G6, Prunus_persica_NCBIv2, whole genome shotgun sequence:
CCATATAGGATCAAAAGCGAAATAACAGAAATTATACTTCCCAGGGAAGGGAAGGGTCTTCTTTCTAGCATCAGTAATTTAGTACACTGAATCCTACAATTGAAAAGGGCTGAGAAATAAGCACCCAGCAAGTGAAAGATTAAATTGATTACAAAATTTACAGAGGTGAGAATGGCAGCTATCAAGGGTCGATTGCCATAGGCGTAATACGCCTTTTGGTAGGCTTATTTACAGTAGCAGTCTTCATTGAGCTTTGAGATTCTGTTATCCCTTCATTCCTTTCTGCTTCTGATTTTGCATTATATGCTGCAACAAGACTATCATTTGCAGTAACTTCAACTACCATGTCCTCTGGGTTCTCAACTGGACTTCTGTTCTCTAAATCGACAACTTCTTTTGCTTTCGTTTCTAATTCTGTTTTTCGATTCCCTTCTGCTTCTGAATTTCCATTATCTGCTGCAACAAGACTGTCAGTTGCAGTAGATTCAATTACCATGTCCTCTGCCTTCTCAGCTGGCCTTTTATTCTGTTCACCCAtgactttctcttctttcctttcagcttctttttgttgattCCTTTCAACAGTTCTTCCATTATCTTCAGCGATAAGACTATCATTTTTAGTAGCTTCAATTACCATGTCCTCTGGCTTCTGAACTGGGCTTTTGTTCTCGTCACGCATGACTTTCTTTTCCTCTGGAGCAAAATTAAACAGGAACCATGATGAACCAAACAGTGGAAGAAATTATGGATAAAAATAAGTGATGAAATATTTAGgaaatggaaggatataaAACCTGATGAACAGATAGGTGATCCCAGTTCATCATTTTCAAATTCTACCAACGTGCAGTAACCATCTTGAGAAGACAATCCTAGGTATTGGGCGTTGGGTGACCTTTAGAACAACAAAAAGTACCAGCAATTTAAATTACAGGAAACATTATCGGCagtcaaaatcaaaataagcacaaaaaaatagcaaaacacTAACACAAATTTTACCATGCAATGTCTGTTATGGCTGCATAGTGAAGACCAGCAAAGATTGCAATTGGAGGAACACTCTCTGTGTCATAAATGTACAAAGAATTTAAAGTGGCCACAGCAAAAACAATACGATGGGGAAGCTTAAAGAACCCAGCTGCATATTCACCAAAGACTGTTAAAATACTATAACTAACCAACAAAGCTACAAcatattttacaaaataacaaTGTAAACCAGCATGAGTACATTGATTTGACCCCCGCAGGCTAAAGAGCAAAGGGCAGAAACGAACTGCTACAACAGGTTTGCAGGCACCAGGGAGCTGTAGAGCAGGCCTGCATTAACATGAAACGTGAGAATATAAATGTAAGAAGACAATTTCCTTCAAACTTTCATTTGCTTGACAGTTATGACACTGAAAAGCATACGTTCATGCTATGATGCCCAACTAGAAATCTAGGGATGTCAGGCTGTACTTTTATTCCATAATATACAGATGAATCATTTTAAGACAACAATATTCCGAACTAAAAGGTAATATCTCTGACTTGCCTTGAAAGGTCCTTTCTAGAAAAAACATAAGCTGTATTTATTGTCTCCAGTGCAGATGATATTTTGTAGGAACCTGAAATTGGAAGATTCTTATGTCAACAAAAACTGTAATGGAACTAAACATAAGTGGTCATAATCGATAGTAGGGAGTCAAGCTTCAGAAGCTTGTGATAATTCCTAACTTCTTTCAGGAACAGAAATAACCTAAACTGCGAACCTCAGATTATCCTTTTCAGTTTTCACCAAGAAAAATactaatataaatttaaacaaagccataaaaaataaaaataaagatccAAAGATTCTTTCCAATTATTTCTCCCCCTCACTTGATGTTTGTTATTCAAGGAAAGccaaataacaaatttaaggCCATCACATCAAAGGGACTTAGAATATTTACAATCAGTGTTTAATATTGGAGAGGACAAGACCCCTAATGTCTTTCTGCTTCTCAATCAGGTAATAGGTTAAACTGAATCCTAGCAGCACACTATCTGTAACAACCCAAGGCGTCCTCAAAAGTGACATTTGAATTGAAAGGACTTGCGTACACTAAAACTCCCCAAGACATAGATGATGTGGGATTTAGGGTTATCCCAGTTTCTCATCCTTTAAGCCTTGGCCTATTTCCCCTTTCACTCACTGCCAAGGAGACATCATCATAATCATGGCTCGAGTCTCCTGTAGGCATTGGACTAGTTCCTCCCATACCATTTGTGATGACCCAAGGCTTGCTCCAAAAGTGCTATCTGAATTCATAGACCTTACTTAAGTACCCTAGATCTTTCCAACGTATAACCGATGTGGAATTCAGGAGAATAGCACTGTCTATCCACCTCATAGGTTATAATAATGGAACAAACTTACATTTGCCCAAAGTAGACAAACCCAATGGCAATGCTACTGAAGCAAGCTCTGGTACAGTCCTCAGATAAGGCTCTACTCAATACTTCAGTGAGTCACAACAAAAGGTTGGATGGGGAGAACAAATATACAATGTTATATTGGAAAATCAACCATTGCGGTGAGCGAATTAGACTACATAAGCCCACAGTTCACTGAGCATACATTTTAGGCGAACTACCTGCTGGAACAAGTAGAAATGATCCATCAG
Protein-coding regions in this window:
- the LOC18773563 gene encoding chromatin assembly factor 1 subunit FAS2 gives rise to the protein MKGGTVQINWHDTKPVLTLDFHPTSGTLATGGADFDIKLWLINSSETQKKLPAASYQNSLSYHSSAVNVLRFSPSGEQLASGADGGELIVWKLHATETSTTWKVLKTLSFHRKDVLDLQWSTDGAFLISGSVDNSCIIWDVNRGSVHQILDAHAHYVQGVAWDPLANYAASLSSDRTCRIYVKKAQSKAKGAEKTNYVCQHVISKAEPPLLDDSKSAKYHLFHDETLPSFFRRLAWSPDGSFLLVPAGSYKISSALETINTAYVFSRKDLSRPALQLPGACKPVVAVRFCPLLFSLRGSNQSGFFKLPHRIVFAVATLNSLYIYDTESVPPIAIFAGLHYAAITDIAWSPNAQYLGLSSQDGYCTLVEFENDELGSPICSSEEKKVMRDENKSPVQKPEDMVIEATKNDSLIAEDNGRTVERNQQKEAERKEEKVMGEQNKRPAEKAEDMVIESTATDSLVAADNGNSEAEGNRKTELETKAKEVVDLENRSPVENPEDMVVEVTANDSLVAAYNAKSEAERNEGITESQSSMKTATVNKPTKRRITPMAIDP